From a single Ornithodoros turicata isolate Travis chromosome 8, ASM3712646v1, whole genome shotgun sequence genomic region:
- the LOC135366158 gene encoding calcitonin gene-related peptide type 1 receptor-like: MHRPLRCPLFSVLSLVLVTPLTRATDDSRTDAEVSYPTTCRIETGEELDPVTFDHVTCARCYSYIPLFAFRNETRMSVCGEYLCESCEPRQGCYKPQDDDVSQAIGDTFAKPSYIDKWKSCCREASRCCKGMLSTPLRKNPGSSLCPRTWDGWTCFEDTEGGTAIEKLCPAHAYYHTIEQPCQRFSKKLCWDNGTWYVHPGFEKEYTIYECGSVHNRQLIVGLSIILHFVSALLLLPAIIIFSFYAQLKIQRILMHKNLCISLLLYGITSIAVDYVLIWNEFQGPDHFETLSENPVWCKILVIFWRYFRLAQYHWMFCEAFYLNRLITTAFAEPKSVLLYHGIGWGIPVIILATYAVFRAMYGDAKCWIEPMDNYEWIILFPGLLCLVMNFAFLCNIIRILVTKLRTGNMNEPLQFRKAVRAVIILFPLFGTQFLLGVYRKPQLCGAWEVYQYFNRTTDALQGCFVALLFCYFSGEIQTHVLRSIDRMKLRYKMSRENNSFRRSTRTSIRLYAFGNSAEANADTRVEPVKEVPSGFAPCSL, from the exons ACCAGGGCAACGGACGATAGCAGGACAGATGCTGAGGTGTCCTACCCTACGACGTGCCGGATTGAGACCGGAGAGGAGCTTGATCCAGTTACCTTCGACCACGTCACTTGTGCGCGCTGTTATTCCTACATCCCCTTATTTGCATTCCGCAACGAAACTCGGATGTC TGTATGCGGCGAGTACTTGTGCGAAAGCTGCGAACCAAGACAAGGATGTTACAAACCCCAGGATGACGACGTATCACAAGCAATTGGGGACACTTTCGCGAAGCCAAGCTACATTGATAAATGGAAGAGTTGTTGCAGAGAAGCAAGCAGATGCTGCAAAGGAATGCTTTCAACACCACTTCGCAAGAACCCAG GATCCTCACTATGTCCTCGGACGTGGGACGGATGGACGTGCTTCGAGGATACGGAAGGGGGCACCGCAATCGAAAAGTTATGTCCAGCGCACGCGTACTATCACACTATCGAGCAGCCTTGCCAAA GGTTTTCGAAGAAGCTGTGTTGGGACAATGGCACCTGGTATGTTCATCCGGGATTTGAAAAGGAGTATACAATCTACGAATGCGGGTCCGTTCAC AACCGCCAGCTGATCGTGGGCTTATCGATCATCTTGCACTTCGTCTCCGCTCTTCTCCTGCTGCCAGCTATCATCATATTTTCTTTCTATGC CCAGTTGAAAATCCAACGCATATTGATGCACAAGAACCTATGCATCAGTCTCCTGCTCTACGGAATTACGAGCATCGCAGTGGATTACGTGCTCATATGGAACGAATTCCAAGGGCCTGATCATTTCGAAACCCTCAGCGAAAACCCT GTTTGGTGCAAGATATTGGTGATCTTCTGGCGGTACTTCAGGCTGGCACAGTACCACTGGATGTTCTGCGAGGCCTTCTACTTGAACCGCTTGATAACGACCGCCTTTGCGGAGCCAAAGTCCGTTTTGCTCTACCACGGCATAGGATGGG GTATTCCGGTAATCATTTTAGCGACATACGCGGTATTCAGAGCTATGTACGGTGATGCCAA GTGCTGGATTGAGCCCATGGATAATTATGAGTGGATAATTCTTTTCCCTGGGCTGCTATGCCTCGTG ATGAACTTTGCATTTCTCTGCAACATTATCCGGATTTTAGTCACAAAGCTTCGAACTGGAAATATGAACGAGCCTTTGCAGTTCAG GAAAGCTGTGAGGGCAGTGATTATTCTCTTCCCGCTTTTCGGAACGCAATTTCTTCTCGGCGTGTACCGCAAGCCACAGCTCTGCGGTGCCTGGGAAGTCTACCAGTACTTTAACCGCACAACGGACGCGTTGCAG GGCTGTTTCGTCGCCCTTCTTTTCTGCTACTTCAGTGGAGAG ATTCAGACGCACGTCCTGCGGTCGATTGACCGGATGAAGCTCCGCTACAAGATGTCCCGAGAAAACAACAGCTTCCGCCGTTCCACGAGGACTAGCATTCGCCTCTATGCCTTTGGAAATAGTGCCGAGGCAAACGCAGACACCAG GGTGGAACCAGTGAAGGAAGTGCCATCTGGATTCGCCCCTTGTTCACTGTGA